The nucleotide sequence TGGAGGATGTGTATTTCGCCTGCTACTTCAAGCGTTGCAATGCCGGAAAGAATATAGAAAAATTGCTCCGCCTTCTTATGAAAGTGGCGAGTTTCATAGGAACCTTCGGGCACGCGTTCCTGAATCACGCTTAGGTTTTTAGAAGCGGCAAGGTGCCAACCTTCACAGTTGGTAGCCCATAAATAATGGTCAGCATTTTTCGTAGAAACGATTGGCATTTGATACTCCTATGTCTAACGTTTAAAATGAGCAATCAAAAAGCCGCCCGCGGGTTTTTGATTGGTCTCCTTTGGTTTGTTATATAGTGACATTACGCTTGTCCAGAAATTTCATCATTTCATAATTTACTTCATCGGGATTCCTATGTGTAATCATAAATTGATGTACATTTAGCCAAGTTTTGAGATTAATTGCAGATGCAGTATCCCCTTGAAGCGAATAGTATTGTGAATGAGGTTGCTCGAACATGTCATCCATAATCAAAACACGTGTTGGACTAATTGGAAATGTAATTTCTGTACCTTTTGTATTAAGACCATAATTTCCCATCTCTCCAATAAGTCTATTGGAAATTATCAAAGGATTATCAGAAGTAATAAATTGTTCGGACTCTGAAAAAACTACTGACCAACGTTTTTTCATGAGCATTTCTGCAATTTCAATTGCCGATGATTTTATTGTGTCAACAAAGAATTTTTGTTTGTCATAATCTTTCGGATTTGAATATCTACCCCAATCAGATGAATCAAATTCAAAAACTCCTTCTTTTGTCTTAATGCTGCCAATCATGGGGTTTCCATTTTCATCTTTAGGGAGAGAATCATAAAAGTCAATCATTTGCTTTTGTAAATGATCATATTCATTAAGTCTTTTTGGATGTCGTAGGAGCATCGTAGCTAGAAACAATGAAATACCTTTTCGGAAAGCCTCATTGTTTAAATCAATAAAGCTATTTGCAAAATCCGGCCAAATTTGGCACATTAATGATTCAAGTGAAGCTAGTTCATCTTCCATCTTCCAACATCGTTCGCCATTTTCATCTTTTGGCGAATACAAATAACGCTTTGCAGCAATATCTTTTATATTGACTTTGGTTGGATCACCTTCCTCTTTTGAAAAAATCCAAACTTGTGATTCTTTTTTCTTCCTCGTATCTAAAGTAGCAAACTCTTTTAAATAAAAGCGAGGAACCCAATGCTGTTTTATAGGTTTAGGCTGTTTTTTTGTAGACTCAGACAATTTTCTTCCTCGCTATATAACTATTTATTCATTCCCAAACTGTGTCATATTGCTGGAATATCCTTTGATATTCGGAACCCATAAGTGTCCCAGTATTGGATATTTAATCGCAATATTAAACAAATTGAAATATATATGTTAATACTACGCTTTTTTTCTAAAATTATTTCTGTTTGAACGTCCTCGGTATTTTGATACTCGGACAAAGTGTCTGTCTATCATTGAAAGATGTGCTTATTGGACACTATGTCCTGCGTATTGAAGGATGAATATTATGTCGAAAAAAAAACTTCTTGATTTTGGTCGGGCACAAAAGCGTCGAAACGAGGATGATCTACACCCATGTCGTGAAGGAGCTGAACAAAGAGAGCATCAAAAGCCCGCTGGACTTTTGAGGGAAGGGGAAGGTTACGACGGCAGTACGTCCTGCGAACCGTTCGGGATTTTCTCTGTCGCACTTTTTGCGGCAGTGACGCTTTCGTGGTGCGCTTCGACTTCGACCGTCTTGCGGAACATGGAGTGCGTAAGGACGATGACGTTGAACACCGGGGTGATGTAGGCGGCGAAGGGGACCAGCGAGAGCAGGTAGAGTCCCAGCGTCGTCATCCTCACCTGCCCGCCGTGGAAGGCCATGATGAGCTTGAAGCGCTCCTTCGTCGTCGTTTCCGAGGCGACGTCG is from Sulfurimonas sp. HSL-1656 and encodes:
- a CDS encoding cupin domain-containing protein: MPIVSTKNADHYLWATNCEGWHLAASKNLSVIQERVPEGSYETRHFHKKAEQFFYILSGIATLEVAGEIHILHPNEGFHIPAGIAHTLSNEHEKDLAFLVVSTPPSHGDRENASQIRVEP
- a CDS encoding DUF4238 domain-containing protein; the encoded protein is MSESTKKQPKPIKQHWVPRFYLKEFATLDTRKKKESQVWIFSKEEGDPTKVNIKDIAAKRYLYSPKDENGERCWKMEDELASLESLMCQIWPDFANSFIDLNNEAFRKGISLFLATMLLRHPKRLNEYDHLQKQMIDFYDSLPKDENGNPMIGSIKTKEGVFEFDSSDWGRYSNPKDYDKQKFFVDTIKSSAIEIAEMLMKKRWSVVFSESEQFITSDNPLIISNRLIGEMGNYGLNTKGTEITFPISPTRVLIMDDMFEQPHSQYYSLQGDTASAINLKTWLNVHQFMITHRNPDEVNYEMMKFLDKRNVTI